The DNA window CTGTAGTATGTTCTGCAGTTGTAGTAGTAAAATGGGATACAGTTGTTGTCGTATGAGCTTctgttgtcgtaggagctgctgttgttgtaggagctgcagcTGTCGTTGcaggtgttgctgttgtagaggtcgtaggagcttcagttgtagcTGTCGTAGAGGGTATGGTTGTTGTCGGAGCTTCAGTTGTTGTAGGTTCAGCTGCTGTAGTGCTTGTAAGAGCAAGTAATGTTGTAGTAGGATCTGCAGTTGTggtagttgtcgtagtaggtgcaaTGGTGGTTGTCGTAGTAGTTGCTGCAGTCATAGTGGTTGTAGGAGGTAAAGTTGTAGAAGGTTCTGCAGTTGAGATTGCCGTAGGAGCTGCAGAAGTAGCtgttgtaggagctacagttgtcatTGCTGGAGCTGCTTTTGTCGTCGTAGAAGCTGCTGATgtcgtaggagcttcagttgtcgtagtaggtgctgcagttgtcgtagtaggtgctgcagttgtcgtagtaggtgctgcagttgtcgtagttGGTGTCGCAGTTGTCGTAGTAGATGtcgcagttgtcgtagtaggtgtcgcagttgtcgtagtaggtgtcaCACTTGTCGTGGATGCTGCTGTTGTCTttgtaggtgctgcagttgtggttgtcgtagtggGAACTGCATTTGccgtagtaggtgctgcagttgtggttgtcgttgTAGGTGCAATTGTAGTTTCTGTAGCAGGTGCTCCAGTTGTAGTTATTGTAATATCTACAGCTGTTATAGTAATAGCTGCAGTGGATGTCGTTGGTGTTGCTGTTGTGGCTGTAGTATTAGCTACAGTTGTGGTAGGAACTGTAGTAGGTTCTGCAGTTGTAGTGGTAAAAAGAGATacagttgtcgtaggagctgcagttgtagtggttgtaGGATCTACAGATATTATTGTTgaaggagctacagttgttgctgtaggtgctgcagttgtcgtagtaggtgctgcagttgtcgtagtaggtccTGCAGTTGTCGTTGTAGGTaatgcagttgtggttgtcgtagtagtTGCAATTGTAGTTTCTGTAGCAGGTCCTCCAGATGTGGTTGTAGTGTCTACTGCTGTTGTAGTAAGAGCTACAGTGGTTGTCACGGGTGCTGCTGTTATAGTAGGTGcttcagttgtggttgtcgtagtaggagcTACATTTGCTGTAGTtggtgctgcagttgtggttgtcgtagtaggtgcaaTTGTAGTTTCTGTAGCAGGTGCtccagttgtagttgttgtagtatcTACAGCTGTTGTAGTAAGAGCTGCAGTGGTTGTCGAAGGTGTTGCTGTTGTGGCTGTAGTAGGGGCTacagttgtagtaggagctgtagTAGGTTCTGCAGTTGTAGTGGTAAAAAGAGTTgcagttgtcgtaggagctgcagttgtcgtaggagctgcagttgttgtgTGAGATACAGTTGCTGTCGTTGGATTTACAGTTG is part of the Salmo trutta chromosome 34, fSalTru1.1, whole genome shotgun sequence genome and encodes:
- the LOC115173172 gene encoding mucin-5AC-like, translated to MKTHKLTATFITMVFFCWITHGDSTTTAAPTTTTTTEIPTPTTVNPTTATVSHTTTAAPTTTAAPTTTATLFTTTTAEPTTAPTTTVAPTTATTATPSTTTAALTTTAVDTTTTTTGAPATETTIAPTTTTTTAAPTTANVAPTTTTTTEAPTITAAPVTTTVALTTTAVDTTTTSGGPATETTIATTTTTTTALPTTTTAGPTTTTAAPTTTTAAPTATTVAPSTIISVDPTTTTTAAPTTTVSLFTTTTAEPTTVPTTTVANTTATTATPTTSTAAITITAVDITITTTGAPATETTIAPTTTTTTAAPTTANAVPTTTTTTAAPTKTTAASTTSVTPTTTTATPTTTTATSTTTTATPTTTTAAPTTTTAAPTTTTAAPTTTTEAPTTSAASTTTKAAPAMTTVAPTTATSAAPTAISTAEPSTTLPPTTTMTALQLKLLRPLQQQHLQRQLQLLQQQQLLRQQKLIRQQLSYDISSFYDDKSSSSDDNCSSYNSYFCSSYDNLNCSTFYNFSSYNHYDCSNYYDNHHCTYSNKHKLQILLQHYLLLRALQQLNLQL